The Anas acuta chromosome 14, bAnaAcu1.1, whole genome shotgun sequence DNA window AATTTGTATAAAAATTGGTTGAGAGCGAGCCCAGCGACCAGCCAAGTGAGGGGCAGATTTCAAAATGCAGATTTACTCCAGGGCTTCTGGGGCTTATCACAGAGCCAACATCATTTACTCACATCaaactgcagaacagaaatgtgTATTGCAAGACATTTTATCCTCCTGTTAATCCAGCTAAAGCTAACAAGTCATTCTGAATAAACGTGGTGGGAATGAGGAGAGAGGGTCAGCTAAGCAAACGGACCTACGCTGCTTCCCCCAGACCTCCACCACAGTcacacctcctcctgcccagcacctGAAATTCAACACGAACACAGCCAAGGCTCGATCTGGCCGAGCTTTTGCTCCCCTGAAGAACTGTGAGGTTCCCAAGACAGGAGATGCACAGTGGTTTTCTGCTCCCTGTTTTGCCACAGCTTCCATCACCTTAAGTGCAAAGCTCTGCCTGAACATGAACTACTGGATCAGGttcatattttgtaaatattattgttattttatggACCTTGGCATCAACGAGAGCAAAGATAGAGGAGCTAGAATACGACACAATGGTTTTGAGCGTGGCTGTTATTtgtccattttttaaaaagcggggagggaggaggaaaaggataGTTTAGAATTGTggttaaacacatttttttctctagagGCATTTAGGtttttgcctttgctttgtttattcttctttgGGACTAAGTAAagtcatatttttaaacataggacatcccccctttcctttttaaatactgaaattctAAGAGTCACTCTAGATAGGGCTCAGGCTGCTCTGACTGACTGGAGCCAAATGCATCTTTCAGAGTGTTTTCTTGTGGCCTaaggaagtatttattttttcagtcattcCACTTGGATGTACCTTTGTTCATTTTCCAGAGGTGGTtctgtttcatctttttctttttttcttttaaattacacCGTGCACTAGCATTCGTAGTTCAGGCCTCGGTTCTGTTATGAATATTTCAAGCACATGAATGATCCTCAAAATccagatatttaaaatgtgaCCAGCACTTTAGGATCTTACTGAATCAGCACTTAATACTTCCTTAATTCTCTTTTGGGGATTTACCGCCTTTTAACTTTTCGTAAAAGCAGATGCACAAGCCAGctccaacacacacaaaaccaaggGCACATTTTTACCAAAGCATGTCTGGTTCTGACTGCatgagaagcagagagaagggcTTTGGCTACAAACACAGCAGTGCCCCTGTCCCCGGGATGGACTCTGCCAAGGGCTGGAAGGCGCAGGGCAGCTAATCCCGAGCTACATTCACGGGGGCAGTGGTGGAAACAACTTCTGgacacagcaaaggaaaaaaagcctccaaaaatactttgggatggatttattttttcccccaggctATGGCTAAAAAGTGTTTCCGAACATGAGGAGCCACAGCGAGGGTCCCAGAGGTTTCGGGCACCCCGTGTAGAGGCAGCGTGGAGGATCTGCGGGCCGTAGCCGGAGGTCGGGAGTGCATCGCCCAGGCGAGTGGCCAGGGCACggaggggctgagctggggcagCCGGCATCTGGGAAGAAGTAACGCAAAGCCTGACAGCTCGGAGCCGGCCAGATGTTTTCATCATTACGGAAAAAATCTGCTGGTGCCTCTTTGCCCAGAGAAACGCTGGAGGAGGAAATATCCTCTTGAGCTCTGATCGGGGCTGCGGATTAAAAACTGCAAGGGGccagggacagaaaaaaaaaaaagaaaaagaaaaaaaaaaaaaagaaaaaaacaggaaggaaggatCTTTTCTGCCTCTGGCTCTAATATTTAACACGAAGATGCCCCAGAAGGCTGCGTTGCCTCCTCGGGGATTTTTTCCCAATCTCGCTGCCCTGGAGGGCTGCAGAGACAGGGCCTGAACGGGGcccctgggtgtccccccccGGGTGCTCCCgtccctggggctgcagcaggtgctgctccggggctgcaggcagggtttGGGGAGCACGGCTGTCCTGCCCGCTTCCAAAACTGGCACGGAAGGGGGCCGCTGGCTCCCCGGGATTCGCCCTTCCCATCGGATCCCCCTTTCCCAAAAGTCCCATCCCCTGCCGGCTCCCCTGGCTAATTTTAGCTTCCAGACGCGAGGGTCGGTGAGATTAAAATCCGGGAGTGCCCCCCCGGGAGCAAAGCGTGCGAAACCCTCAGAAAACACCGGCAATCAAAACTAAAATTCTGCGATTTCTTTACGAAATAAACCCCATCCCCAAAATCAATTCACGGGAGAGTTTTGCCGTTTCGTGCGTTTCATTTTGATATGCTTAGTCctgttttttaatggaaaatcagGGATTGCGGCGTTGTGCTGCGGGGCTGCACGGGGAGCCTGCCGCCCGCACCGAGCCCTGCCCTCGGCCGCTGGGCTAATTCCTTGTTAATTAGCTGTGAGGGAATTGGAGAGAGGGAGGCGGAAAAAATAGATGGGTTTGGCTATGCGACAGTAAATATTGGTAAATACGCGGTTGGTAAATAGATGGTATGCGAGTAGCATCggaaatttaaaaagaaatttgcgAAGATGTAACAAACCTGGaaattttatacatatttaaaaaaaaaataaaaatctaaagcAGTTTTACAAGATTTTCGTTTTTCTCGCGCTCTCGAAATACAGCGTATTTTATCTCCAGCGATTGTATATTCCTCGGGCTGACAAAACCCCTATCCCGCCAGCCCGTTTGCCACTCTCTGTCTCCCATCTACCTTATTTTTGCCCAGGCTGCTTCTCAacccttcctctccctgcagcccaagcCGCAGCAGGACTCGGAGCTTCGCTTTTACGGCTCCTTGGAGAGGGGCAGAGCCGGGATCCTCCGCTCCGGAGACACCGACTGCCCCGGAGCTGCGAAAGCGCCCCACGGATTATTTCCCCCGAGTCGGGAGAAACAGCGGCTGGAGGGagagggcctgatcctgccctTGTCCCTATTCCTGCTCCCGGGGGCAGAAATCCCACAGCCGAGCCCCACCGAGCAGGTGCGGGGAGCCccttttttgcctcttttccccttttatcaAACTCCCCGGTGGGCAAGGgagggaaagcaaaatgaaatgtaaagcagaaaataaaagcagggaCGAGCGTCCCAGGTTAGCGTGAGTTTATTTCGTTTTTATTTAacgtattttttttaattcacactTTAATTCATTCCTGCACTCCGCAGGAGCCCCCGGGGGCGGGTGGGGACGGCGCAGGGCACCGGAGAGCCCCGGCCCGGTCGTGTCCCCCCCCGGGACAGCTCAGCCGTGCCCGGTAAGGACCGGGGAAACCTTCCCGGTGCTGGGacaaggaggaagagcagagcccCCGAGCCCGGTGCCGGCTCCTCGCGGGGGGAAGTGGTGCTCGGCGGGGACAGGGACCCCCCCGCCCCAGCGCTTGCCCTTTCGGCAGCCGATTTCACGCCTCCGGTTGTGGGTCACAGGCTGGGCCCTCgcaggacccgaggggacatCGCCGGGAGACGCCGGAGCGGAGGTGGGGGTCAGGGCTCTGTAATTTTCCCCGCCCGGCTCcagcctcccccctccccggctcGGCGCAGGGCAGGGGCTCCAGGCTGCACCCCGGGCGGGGAGGTAAAAATCCCCTTTAGGCCAAACACAGCCCAAACACTAAATCACATTAAATGTGtccctctctttttccttccccacctccGACCCGTGCCTCCCCGCTTCCAGGCTGTGCACCAAGAGCAgtccccggccccggggggggggatcGGAGCAGCCCCCCCGGCGTGCGAAGCGCGCACCCAAGCCGGCTGGGATTTGCACGGCTAGCAGGAAGCATCCGAGCAGTCAGACCTTGATCTCCTCTGGAAAGCGCCGTGAGGACAGACGAGCTGCAACCCCCCGAAATGCTCCCGGCCGGGAGGCTGCCCCCCTTCCTGGGAACAGCTCCGCCGGGGGCAGGCGGGTAGGGGCAGGCTGCGGGGGTCGGGGCAGGCTCCGGGGGCAGCCCGCGATGTCCTTCGTTTTAAAACGGCTTTGACCATCACCGGCGCATCCCGCATCCAGCCGTTGTTGCGTTCGTGAAGTCTCTTCGTTTGGTTTTCCTGCCCCTAAAATAACTGCACTGCTTCTGCCCTGCTCGCGTTCCCCCGGGAAGCATACCCAGCGCTTTTGTAATTAACTGTAATTAAGCTTTTCCCCGAGCGCAGGTGAGCGGCGCGTACCGGAGGCAGCATTAAAACCGCGATCGCCGCGTTAGTGctcaggagctgggaagggaaggacgGCGAAATCCCAGATCCCCTCTTTCACCAGCGAACCCGGCCCGGGCAGAAAGGTTAGAGGCGAGGTAAAAGCAGAGCCTTGGATTTATCTGACGGGCTCCCAGCCTTCAGCCGGGGGGTGAAAGCCCACCTCCAGCGCCCGCGGGGCAGGAGCCAGCCTAATTGTCAGATTCCAGGCACGGAGCCCAGCGAGGGCAGCAGGGGAAAAGCCACGGGCACATTTTGCTGGCCCGAAGTCCCCCTGCCCCGGCCGCCCTGCCCGGGTCAGCGGCGGAGGCAGAGGAGCGACCACCGAGCCACCCCCCAGCGCTGCTCCCGCGGGGGCACCTACCAAAACCCCACCAGAGCGCGCTGCTTTTGGTCTGTTTTTTGCAGAAATGGCCCCAAAAAGCGGGGACGAAGAAGCCGGGCGGCTCTGCGGTGCTTCCCGGCCGGGTGCCGCAGCCTCCCGGAGCGCACAGCAACAGCCCGGGGATGCCGCAGCGAGCCCCGGCCCCTCGCCAAGGGCCCCTCATCGCTGCCCTGGGCGTCAAGGTCAaaattctccatctttttttttttttttctttttcctccttgctccaTCCTCTGGATGAAGCGCTGGAGGCCGGGGCCGCTCTCCTCGCCAGCAGCTCGGCGGGGAAAAGCGCGCTTCGTtacgacaaaaaaaaaaaaaaagagcaaaaataataataattaaaaaaaatcagagtgaAGAGAGGAGGCGATTTTAGCCGCGGCAGAGCGAAGCGCCTGGACAGCTCCAAAGCCGCATTTCCCCGCAGAAAGGCGGAGGGGCGAAGCGAGCCCTTCCCCgagccggggcagccccgggggatGCCGAGGTCCCAGCGGCTCCCAGGGGGGAACTGGGAGATTGGCACCAGGTCGCGCAACGAAACCCTAATAGGCTATTTCGGGACTACTGGCTCTTAACAAATCTATAGCACCTGAAGTGTTAGCACTCAATTAGTGACAAGGTTTCAAAACCCGGCGTTTACCGGCGAGGTATAAACAGAGTCCTGGGAGATAGCCGGGAATTAGAGCGGGAGGGGGCCCTGGACGTCTTAACCGGCTGCCATTAAGaggaaaactttttaaaaggcCCCATCTCGCTCTCTAAACAGTCCGAGGTGTCGAAAGCTCGGGGGGAGGGAGGATGTGCTCTCCGGGACTAATTGcgtggattttttgtttgttttcagcgAGAAAAAGTCTCTCTCTATATCCATACACATGTATTTAAACGAATTTCATTTAACAAGCGCGGAAAGAAGCGACGAGGGGTGTGAAAATCAAAGGGGCGCGGGGGCCAGGCTCAGTCCGGAGCGATCCAAAGCGACCCCAAAGCACCGGTGCGGGACAGCTCGGGGGGCCGGGCACCGGTGATGCCCGGCGCCCCCCGGGGTCCCGGGACCCTCCTGCTGAGGGCCAGGCGGTCCCTTGGATGCCAGCCCCGGAGCCGAGGTGCCTGTAGGGTGCGGAGCCCGGTGTGCGGGGCCATAAAGGACGGCGGTGCGAGATGCCCGCAGCCAGCCCCGGCTGCCGGGGCGAGCCTCGGCCCCTCCGCTCCGCCACGAAAACGGAGCCGGGCTCGGAGCAGCGAGCTGGAGAGCAccggggagaggggcagggggggagcGGGTGGCGAGCCCCGACCCGGAAAGTCCGTGAGCTGCTGTGTGTCAGGGGCTTATTCATCAATCAGCCGGACACAGAGCAGACCTGGCCTCTCTTTGCGGagtgtttgctttttcaccAATTATTGCGGCCCTGCAGCTCTTTTTGTTGATACAGTAGTTCTAAAAAGTGCTAATGTTCATTTATCAGGGGGCCGAGGCCGGGACTCCCACTAGTTGTGATTCTTCCAAAAATATAAACACGCAGAGAAGGGCTAAGGCTAAAGCCCCCATTTGTTTCTAAACTGCAGTATTAAAAGTGATGCATTGTTGAAGATAAAGCGGAGATAACGCTGTCTGTCTCCAATGAATGTCTCCCCGCCGCATTAATGACATTCCAAATGATAGCTGCGGCTTATCGTTCAATTAATCACTTCCACCCTCTGCAGCCGGGCCCACATCGATCGGGAGCCGCCGGCTGATTTGGGGCTGGAGGAAACCCTCCAGGCCTCTCTTCGGGGCTGTTCGGTGCCCGGCggctctctcctcctcttcctccccggGGACGCCCCGGTGGGGATGCGCTGCgggccgggggcagccggggCCGGACCCCGCTGGGGTCGGAGCCGCTTCCCTTGGGGCTCAGCAGGttggggaaggggctgtggggcaggcagggcatcCGCACCCCACTCGGCGAGCTCCGCGACCGAGCTGGGACGGGCGTTTTGCCTCCGCAGCACCTCGGCTGGACCCGGGTTTCTCAGTCCCTAAAACAGGCGGACCTGCAGCCGCCGCTCAGGTTTTTAGGGGAGGTGGAGGCCGCTTCGTTATTTTGGTATTTACCGAGCCTATCCCAATAAACTCGTAGAGTAACGGAAAGGAGGCAATGGGACCGGGAAGGTGGCCGGGCTGTGCACTACGAAgcgggctggggctgagcgGGGCTGCCGAGGCTGCCTCCACCTTCCCAGGGCGCTTCTCCCCTTTTCCTACAGCCGAGGAAAATCCCCCCCGAGCTGTCCCGGCCTCCTCGGGACTCGTTTCCCAGCGAAGCCCCGGGGAAGCGCAGCCGCCAGGAGCGGGACGGCCGCTGTGCCGCCTCCCTCCCCCGATAACTAGCAATATTTCGGTAAATATTTTCGATAAATTGGCGAAAATCCGGATCTGATTCACGACCAAACCGCTCCCAGGacggcagcaggaggctgcaatCGCTGCCGCAGCCCCGAGCCCCAAAGTCCTGGTCCCGAACTCCCAGCATCgcccgaaaaaaaaaataaaataaaaaaaatcctgaaccatatttccccaaaacacaaaacctctCCCTGGGGAGAGAAGCAGGGGAAAAACTGCTCAGGGagggctgctgcgggcaggtgcctgttttttttttccccgcctcggaaaatattttctcccttgAGCGGGAGGAGGACGCTTTGCGGGCAGGAGCATGGGGACAAATCCTACAAATTGCCCCTCGGCGGCTGCCTGCGAGCCGCAGCCTCCCCGGCAGGGCACGGCCGAGGGCTCCCCAACTCACCGCATCCACGGGGGCTCCTCCGCTCGCTCCCCGGCCTCCGCTCCCCCTGCCCCGCAGGGCTCGGAGCCTGCCGGAGCCGGGCAGCCCGCACCAAAGAAGTCGTTCaaagggggattttttttttttcctcccaccccTAAGCCAAGAAAGAGCCGTAACGCCCCCGGCTGCTGGGGACACGGCGAGGTTTGCTGCTCCCTCGGCCCCTGGCCCCGTGTTTTCAAACGCCGGCACAAACAGcggttttttaaaaaataaggttGGTTTGGGGCTGAAAGCTTTACGGACAACGGcggaaaaaaaaaccacccctCGTTCCGACCTCCAGAGCCCGGGGGTCGCACTCTATCAGCTGGCTTTTGCAGGCGGGTGAACCCTAAGCACGGATTTCCCCTTCGCACAACAGTGACCTCCCGTTTTCTGGTTCCTGCGCTCGGATATTGCAGAATGCTAAAAACGAAACCTCCGCTccttggcttaaaaaaaaaaaaaaaaaatgaaatcagcaCATATTTGGTTGATGGTTTCCTCCCGGCCTGTTTATTTAATCTGACTGTATGATAGATGGCATCAGATAGGGGCTTTGTACACATTAGGccattctggattttttttttttttttcctaaatggaTCAACAAACTCGGCGGGGAAAGCTGGATAAATACAGTGCCGCCCCTTTAAACGAGCGGGGATGTTTTGGAGATGTATTACTATATTAGGTGACATGCAACTTTGCATCTCTCATACCATCACCGCAATGTTGGCCAATAGAAAGCTAAAGTCCCCCAAAAAGTGCCTAGTCCCTCCTTCCAATCCCTTATGGTCCGCTCCTACCTGCCTGCAGTGCACAAGGCGAGGCTGCTGGCGGGGATGCTATGTGCCCCCTCGGCGAGCTCCACCGCCGCTCCACCTCGGCCGCTCCTCGCCTCCTCTTCCATGACCCCGGGCTCCGGCCGCTGCCCCTCTCTCCTCTGCCATGTTTCCTAGCCCTGTGACGACGACCCCTTTCTCGGTCAAGGATATTTTGAACCTGGAGCAGCACCAGAGCGGCCTGGCCCCCATGGAGCTGCCGTCGCCCTCCTGCATGCTGGCTGCCTTCAAGCAGGAGGCGTTCGGCCCCGAGCCGCCCGCACTGCCCGACCTGCGGGAGGAGCTGCCCGAGCCTCCCCCGGCCAAAGCGGCCTTCCCCAGCCCTTACTACGTGAAGAGCTACGCGGAGATGGACTCGGCCAAGGACCCCAAAGCGGATAAGAAAGGTAAAGGCGGGCGGCGAGGCGCTGCTGGcgagcggggctgcggggatggagcggggaggctggggaggcaCCGGCTGCCCGGCCGAGGGGCTCGGGGGAGGCAAAGCGAGGGGAGAAACATCtccaccccatatcccccccatatccccctcCAGACATCCCCccggccctgcagcccctcggaGAGGCCAGATCCCCGGCCCCCCGACGGCCAAGCTCGCTGCCAAAGCAGGAGGTGAAGGCACAATGTCCCATGCGAGGCCTCCTTTGTGTCCAAAGAGCAATTAGGTGACAAGTTTTATTGCTAATTAATAGCTCTGCTGAGCCTGCCTCCGTGCCCGGGGTTCGATGTAAAGGGCACACGTGTGAGAAAGCCAAGCCGTGGCAGAGACGAGCGTGACTAAAATCGGCGCGGAGCCTCCCTGTTTACaacataataataatgagaataacaataataaagaaGACAAATTGCTTAGAGAGGTACTTGAGCGAGCAGGACTGAGACAGCGCCGCTGCCACAAGAGCGagccagcagcagtggggcCGGGGGGAAGAGACAGCGCTGCGGGGTCTTCCTCAGTGCACGCGGGTTGTTTAAccccacttttcttttttttattatttttttttatttatttttttccccccttccctcttttttcttcgCCTGTTTAatttcctgcagagctgtgctcccTGCACAAGAGCCTGGAGCAGGAGAAGAGAGACCTGGACGATCCCGAGCGCCCCAGACAGCGGAAGAGGAGGAAACCTCGCGTCCTCTTTTCCCAGGCCCAAGTCTACGAACTGGAGAGAAGGTTCAAGCAGCAGAAGTATCTCTCGGCTCCCGAAAGAGACCATCTAGCCAACGTCCTAAAGCTCACCTCCACCCAGGTGAAAATTTGGTTCCAGAATAGAAGGTATAAATGCAAAAGGCAGAGACAGGATCAGACCCTCGAGATGGTGGGGATCCCGCCGCCCCGGCGGATAGC harbors:
- the NKX2-5 gene encoding homeobox protein Nkx-2.5, with product MFPSPVTTTPFSVKDILNLEQHQSGLAPMELPSPSCMLAAFKQEAFGPEPPALPDLREELPEPPPAKAAFPSPYYVKSYAEMDSAKDPKADKKELCSLHKSLEQEKRDLDDPERPRQRKRRKPRVLFSQAQVYELERRFKQQKYLSAPERDHLANVLKLTSTQVKIWFQNRRYKCKRQRQDQTLEMVGIPPPRRIAVPVLVRDGKPCLGESSPYSSPYNVSINPYSYNAYPAYPNYNSPACNANYNCNYPSVQPMQPSAASNNFMNFSVGDLNSVQTPIPQGNAGISTLHGIRAW